In Marasmius oreades isolate 03SP1 chromosome 1, whole genome shotgun sequence, one DNA window encodes the following:
- a CDS encoding uncharacterized protein (BUSCO:EOG09260FX0), producing MTLKRKRKDDKSSKKRPLADDSDPTSGIEGTINDGEAVAEMEEEWGGIEIPSNETPEQEPKTHKLSGEEIRNMKDASELFKSNSFKLQIDALLPNVRPKQKRIPPLDRFLLDFHNFLSKLPSVPARHPLEAARVLLKKGVAVPYPTPLPTEDTNWKVAFETPSNITLVGSWANKTHVKGQDGHRYGVDLAVEMPSTLFQEKDYLNSRFFHKRSFYLAAMAAAIIGDTDIGMKVSASYSSVGDDPRLTKLVLEPRADGSVYDFSKLNACVCIIPVLSPNSPIPLHRLSPSRLNFRGAAVDSDESNKQAASPLYNTAILTSLTPKYHLLSTHALQQNVPALSDAVALLRVWANQRGYGEGSKLTVRGFDGKGPWWTFLLALLVRGEEPSAPSNVKRKPLGRGLSSYQLFRAALDFLSKHDFENSPVFIKTENGSHRYPPEEYQSHNTAIFVESSSTANLLADVPTGSLKLLRSDARKTLDCLNLGTLEDPFPEVFLRDHRDLQSRFDAVLRVDLSSVKPRMIPPYRAMDSGSAANAMMTVMTSLIAHGLGNRVQAVAVLHPSPSPRPLSQAHPSSPHIIHIGLVYDTRHAFRQVDHGPAVSETDSTVTERFLDFWGDKAELRRFKDGSIVQSVVWDVKTVDEKAHIPIMVVRHILHRHFGLDVDAVTSWQSQFDSLLRLPESISRYYTGSGISMGFKGAISAFDNLIKGIKALDEKVPLTLSSASAISDCLRYTSVFSPVPLPSSLAVALPPNARYLHPIEIVLEFEKSSRWPDELKAIQKIKLAFFERIASVLTFSAEGFKASVVLGDSLNEIQDNARLEIITPEGWAFHARIWHDREATLLDRIIRGTGNLPHVTGKAKDHKKRREHRDAVQAREVHTRRFIHAPRHHRAVAKLCHHFPAFSGTVRLIKRWFASHWLLHGHVTEEVIELLCARFFVVPGWDQDVDQENQRPLESPTVPGSKERGFAVVIQFLKDWRWERGIFVPIYDVSLSDSAREVVNACNAGVWRVSTKMDEQGTMWTRNGPDFIVARRVQALAQVTWKCLQEMEMSGRMDVQSLFDHPTDDYDLVLSLNRQSLTRYHHNVKVDTSKLPKQGRDQNQVDGTLVRPGFDPAMAFFEDLQRVYADTFRVFFDPFGGHRIGAVWDPSLKQPRPFRVLGGFSSVPVAEISPSSKDKSKSKSSQKEKDLVALNEEGIIGELERMGSGILDGITVHV from the exons ATGACCCTCAAACGCAAACGGAAGGACGATAAATCATCAAAAAAG CGACCTCTGGCAGACGACAGTGACCCTACCTCGGGTATAGAAGGAACTATCAACGATGGCGAGGCTGTTGCagaaatggaagaagagTGGGGAGGCATTGAGATTCCCAGTAATGAAACACCTGAGCAAGAACCAAAGACTCATAAACTGAGTGGCGAAGAGATCCGAAATATGAAGGATGCCTCTGAATTATTCAAGTCTAACTCTTTCAAATTGCAG ATTGACGCCCTTCTTCCGAATGTTCGTCCTAAACAGAAGAGAATACCTCCGTTGGATCGCTTTCTGCTTGATTTCCACAATTTCCTTTCCAAACTTCCGTCTGTACCAGCAAGGCACCCACTTGAAGCCGCGCGCGTTCTCTTGAAGAAAGGCGTTGCAGTTCCTTATCCCACGCCTTTGCCCACCGAAGATACAAATTGGAAAGTTGCCTTTGAGACGCCCAGCAACATCACTCTCGTCGGAAGTTGGGCAAATAAAACTCATGTCAAAGGTCAGGATGGCCATCGGTATGGTGTTGATTTGGCCGTCGAAATGCCTTCC ACTCTTTTCCAAGAGAAGGATTACTTGAATAGCCGATTTTTCCACAAACGATCGTTTTACCTCGCTGCTATGGCTGCGGCTATCATTGGCGATACGGATATTGGCATGAAGGTTTCGGCGTCGTATAGCTCCGTTGGAGACGATCCACGCCTCACGAAGCTAGTTCTTGAGCCTCGCGCTG ATGGCTCTGTTTATGACTTCTCAAAATTGAATGCATGTGTATGCATCATTCCCGTACTCTCTCCCAATTCCCCAATTCCTCTCCATCGATTATCCCCTTCTCGTCTCAATTTTCGTGGGGCCGCAGTTGACAGCGACGAAAGCAACAAGCAGGCTGCATCTCCTTTGTATAACACTGCCATCCTTACTTCGCTGACACCCAAATATCATCTTTTATCGACGCACGCTCTTCAGCAGAACGTTCCTGCTCTCAGTGATGCCGTAGCTCTACTACGTGTTTGGGCTAACCAACGTGGTTACGGGGAAGGTTCGAAATTGACCGTAAGAGgattcgacggaaagggcccATGGTGGACATTTTTACTCGCTCTCCTGGTGCGCGGAGAGGAACCTTCCGCTCCCAGCAACGTCAAACGAAAGCCACTTGGACGAGGTTTGAGCTCGTATCAGTTATTCCGAGCCGCGCTTGATTTCCTAT CGAAACATGACTTCGAGAATTCTCCCGTTTTCATCAAAACTGAGAATGGAAGCCATAGA TACCCACCCGAGGAGTATCAAAGTCATAACACCGCGATTTTTGTCGAGTCAAGCTCGACCGCGAACCTTTTGGCTGACGTCCCCACCGGATCCCTGAAACTG CTGCGAAGTGACGCAAGGAAGACATTGGATTGTTTGAACCTGGGAACTTTAGAAGACCCATTTCCCGAGGTGTTCTTGAGGGACCACAGAGATTTGCAATCCCGCTTCGATGCAGTGCTTCG TGTCGATCTCTCGTCCGTGAAACCACGGATGATACCACCGTATAGAGCAATGGACTCCGGATCAGCCGCAAATGCCATGATGACTGTCATGACCTCGCTGATTGCACATGGTCTTGGGAATCGAGTTCAGGCTGTCGCGGTGTTGCATCCTTCCCCTTCACCCCGGCCACTATCTCAGGCACATCCATCCAGTCCACATATTATCCACATTGGTTTGGTGTATGATACGCGGCATGCTTTCAGACAAGTTGACCACGGTCCGGCGGTCAGCGAGACTGACTCGACGGTCACTGAGCGTTTCTTGGACTTTTGGGGTGACAAAGCTGAGCTACGGAGGTTTAAGGACGGCAGTATCGTGCAGAGTGTGGTATGGGATGTCAAAACCGTTGATGAAAAGGCGCACATACCAATCATGGTTGTACGACATATCCTACATCGTCACTTTGGTCTAGACGTCGACGCCGTCACGAGCTGGCAAAGTCAATTCGATTCTTTGTTAAGGCTTCCCGAATCGATATCGCGATACTACACTGGTTCAGGCATTTCTATGGGATTTAAAGGAGCCATATCAGCATTTGATAACCTTATAAAGGGCATCAAAGCTCTGGACGAAAAAGTGCCGCTGACATTATCGAGTGCTAGTGCGATATCGGATTGTCTGCGTTACACAAGCGTCTTCAGTCCCGTTCCCCTTCCGTCTTCCTTAGCTGTTGCACTCCCACCCAACGCTCGATATCTTCACCCTATCGAGATTGTTCTCGAATTCGAGAAGTCTTCTAGATGGCCAGACGAACTAAAAGCCattcaaaagatcaagctaGCCTTTTTCGAGAGGATAGCAAGCGTTCTCACGTTTTCAGCGGAAGGTTTCAAGGCCTCGGTTGTTTTAGGGGATTCTTTGAACGAGATCCAGGATAACGCCCGTTTGGAAATAATAACTCCTGAAGGGTGGGCGTTCCATGCTCGAATTTGGCATGACCGAGAGGCTACCCTCCTAGACCGCATTATTAGAGGGACAGGAAATCTCCCTCACGTTACAGGCAAAGCGAAGGACCATAAGAAGCGGAGGGAACACCGCGACGCCGTTCAAGCCAGAGAGGTTCACACTCGAAGGTTTATACACGCTCCTCGCCACCATCGTGCGGTTGCAAAGCTTTGCCACCATTTTCCCGCGTTTTCTGGTACAGTCCGCCTAATCAAACGTTGGTTTGCCTCTCATTGGTTACTTCACGGCCACGTCACGGAAGAAGTCATCGAGTTGCTCTGTGCTCGGTTCTTTGTCGTTCCGGGATGGGATCAAGATGTGGATCAAGAAAACCAGCGTCCCCTGGAGAGTCCCACGGTTCCGGGAAGTAAAGAGAGGGGCTTCGCTGTAGTGATTCAGTTTTTGAAGGATTGGAGGTGGGAGAGAGGAATATTTGTACCCATTTACGACGTGTCTCTGTCCGATTCGGCGCGTGAGGTAGTGAACGCCTGCAACGCTGGTGTCTGGAGGGTGTCGACGAAAATGGACGAGCAAGGTACAATGTGGACCAGGAATGGACCAGATTTTATCGTTGCTCGCAGAGTTCAAGCATTAGCACAGGTGACATGGAAATGCTTGCAAGAGATGGAAATGAGTGGAAGAATGGATGTTCAG TCATTGTTTGACCATCCGACTGACGACTATGATCTCGTCCTCTCACTCAATCGTCAATCTCTAACACGGTATCACCATAATGTCAAGGTTGACACAAGTAAACTGCCAAAGCAAGGAAGAGACCAGAATCAGGTGGATGGTACACTCGTCCGTCCTGGATTTGATCCAGCCATGGCCTTTTTCGAAGATCTTCAACGAGTGTATGCTGACACGTTCAGAGTGTTCTTCGATCCATTCGGCGGGCACCGGATCGGGGCTGTTTGGGACCCGTCCTTGAAACAACCGAGACCGTTCCGTGTGTTAGGTGGCTTTTCAAGTGTACCAGTAGCAGAGATATCACCCTCATCTAAG gacaaatcaaaatcaaaatcgtcgcagaaagaaaaagatttGGTAGCTCTAAATGAAGAGGGTATTATCGGTGAATTGGAGCGAATGGGAAGTGGGATTTTGGATGGTATAACCGTTCACGTATGA